One genomic region from Sphingomonas crocodyli encodes:
- a CDS encoding VOC family protein — METQTLQRGRLIDHLQLVVVDLDASRRFYEAVMKALDVPIGGSEADYFWVDELFVSTMDSAAAQGTPTGRSHIAFQAQDRAMVDAFHAAGLAAGGVDNGAPGERPYHPGYYAAFLIDPDGNNIEAVYHGEAQRSAPSVVINF, encoded by the coding sequence ATGGAAACGCAGACGCTGCAACGTGGCCGCCTGATCGATCATCTCCAGCTGGTCGTCGTCGATCTCGACGCCAGCCGCCGCTTCTACGAGGCGGTGATGAAGGCGCTCGACGTGCCGATCGGCGGGTCGGAGGCGGATTATTTCTGGGTCGACGAACTGTTCGTATCGACGATGGACAGCGCGGCGGCGCAAGGCACGCCCACCGGCCGCAGCCACATCGCCTTTCAGGCGCAGGATCGCGCGATGGTCGATGCCTTCCACGCCGCCGGGCTGGCGGCCGGCGGGGTCGACAATGGCGCGCCGGGCGAGCGGCCCTATCATCCGGGCTATTATGCCGCCTTCCTGATCGACCCCGATGGCAACAATATCGAGGCGGTCTATCATGGCGAGGCCCAACGCAGCGCGCCGTCGGTAGTGATCAACTTCTGA
- a CDS encoding MerR family transcriptional regulator produces MSRNLSASQAAAVLGVSVKALRLYERAGLIAPGRTAAGWRIYAPDAMARAREIAALRGLGVALREIGPMLDADPGAGLARHEARLRSEAGRIAEAIGRLRAMRPAGGEATTIAFDLPWPWGGERFELRGLPPILWLTGPLGSGKTRLAMRIAESLPGGHFVGLDRDRPVEALIAEGEGPLVVDMVEEGLDAEEQVALAARLRARPVPARPLVLMTRSSAMLDLGMVGAGEAIILCPANHSPPVYVDPVPGAPGYEALATCLAAPEVRARTAGVIAIRS; encoded by the coding sequence ATGAGCCGAAACCTCTCCGCATCGCAGGCCGCCGCCGTTCTGGGTGTCTCCGTAAAGGCGCTGCGCCTGTACGAGCGAGCCGGGCTGATCGCGCCGGGGCGGACCGCTGCGGGGTGGCGGATCTATGCGCCGGACGCGATGGCGCGGGCGCGCGAAATCGCTGCGTTACGGGGGCTGGGCGTCGCCCTGCGCGAGATCGGGCCGATGCTCGATGCCGATCCCGGCGCGGGGCTGGCGCGGCATGAGGCGCGGTTGCGAAGCGAGGCGGGCCGGATCGCGGAGGCGATCGGGCGGCTGCGGGCGATGCGCCCTGCGGGCGGCGAAGCGACGACGATCGCGTTCGATCTGCCCTGGCCGTGGGGCGGCGAGCGGTTCGAATTGCGGGGTCTGCCGCCGATCCTGTGGCTCACCGGCCCGCTGGGCAGCGGCAAGACCCGGTTGGCGATGCGGATCGCGGAAAGCCTGCCCGGTGGGCATTTCGTGGGGCTCGATCGCGATCGGCCGGTCGAGGCGCTGATTGCGGAGGGCGAGGGGCCGCTGGTGGTCGATATGGTCGAGGAGGGGCTGGATGCGGAGGAGCAGGTCGCGCTAGCCGCCCGATTGCGTGCGCGACCGGTGCCGGCGCGGCCGCTGGTGCTGATGACCCGATCGAGCGCGATGCTCGATCTCGGGATGGTGGGCGCGGGGGAGGCGATCATCCTCTGCCCCGCCAATCACAGCCCGCCTGTCTATGTCGATCCGGTGCCGGGCGCGCCGGGTTACGAGGCGCTGGCGACGTGCCTTGCCGCGCCCGAGGTGCGCGCGCGGACGGCGGGGGTGATCGCGATCAGAAGTTGA
- a CDS encoding coniferyl aldehyde dehydrogenase: MADRMEAVLAAQRAAFAADLPVSAAARKDRLKRLGAMMADNADAFAQAISDDFGHRSREQSMMVDIVSSVGLVKHSLAHLDRWMRREKRPLQFPLGLLGARAWVDYQPKGVVGVISPWNFPVQLAIGPVAGAFAAGNRVMVKTSEITPRVSALFAETAPRYFDATELAFFDGGPEEGKAFSALPFDHLLFTGATAIGRHILHAAADNLVPVTLELGGKSPTIIGRSADIAVATDRIATGKMLNAGQICLAPDYLLVPEESERAVVDGLTNSVKAMYPTLLANPDYTSVVNDRHHVRLTAYLDDARAKGAEVIEVNPANEDFGGSNGHKMPLHIILNPSDDMAVMREEIFGPILPIKRYAAIDDAIAYVNAHDRPLGLYYFGRDAAEQDAVLSRTISGGVTVNDTVFHAGIDDLPFGGVGPSGMGSYHGQDGFRTFSHAKAVYVQPKIDVTKLAGFKPPYGKTTLKTIARGLKL; encoded by the coding sequence ATGGCCGATCGGATGGAGGCGGTCCTCGCGGCCCAGCGCGCGGCCTTCGCCGCCGACCTTCCGGTCTCCGCCGCCGCGCGCAAGGATCGGCTGAAGCGACTCGGCGCGATGATGGCCGACAATGCCGATGCCTTCGCGCAGGCCATTTCCGACGATTTCGGACATCGCAGCCGCGAACAATCGATGATGGTCGATATCGTCAGCTCGGTCGGGCTGGTGAAGCATTCGCTCGCGCATCTCGATCGCTGGATGCGGCGGGAAAAGCGCCCGCTGCAATTCCCGCTCGGCCTGCTCGGCGCGCGCGCCTGGGTGGATTATCAGCCCAAGGGCGTGGTGGGCGTGATCTCGCCGTGGAACTTCCCGGTGCAGCTTGCGATCGGCCCGGTCGCGGGCGCCTTCGCGGCGGGCAACCGGGTGATGGTCAAGACATCGGAGATCACGCCGCGCGTCTCCGCCCTCTTCGCTGAAACCGCACCGCGCTATTTCGACGCAACCGAACTCGCCTTCTTCGATGGCGGGCCGGAGGAGGGGAAGGCTTTCTCCGCCCTCCCCTTCGATCATCTGCTGTTCACCGGCGCGACCGCGATCGGCCGCCACATCCTCCACGCCGCCGCCGACAATCTGGTGCCGGTGACGCTGGAACTGGGCGGCAAATCGCCGACGATCATCGGCCGATCCGCCGATATCGCGGTGGCGACCGATCGGATCGCGACCGGCAAGATGCTCAACGCCGGGCAGATCTGCCTCGCCCCCGATTATCTGCTGGTGCCTGAGGAGAGCGAGCGCGCAGTGGTCGACGGGCTGACCAACTCGGTCAAGGCGATGTACCCGACCCTGCTCGCCAACCCCGATTACACGTCGGTGGTCAACGATCGCCACCATGTCCGCCTGACCGCTTATCTCGACGATGCCCGCGCCAAGGGGGCCGAGGTGATCGAGGTCAATCCGGCCAACGAGGATTTCGGCGGCTCCAACGGCCACAAGATGCCGCTCCACATCATCCTGAATCCCAGCGACGACATGGCGGTGATGCGCGAGGAGATTTTCGGCCCGATCCTGCCGATCAAACGCTACGCAGCGATCGACGATGCGATCGCCTATGTGAACGCGCATGATCGCCCGCTCGGCCTCTATTATTTCGGCCGCGACGCCGCCGAGCAGGACGCCGTTCTCTCGCGCACGATATCGGGCGGCGTGACCGTCAACGACACCGTCTTCCACGCCGGGATCGACGACCTTCCCTTCGGCGGGGTCGGCCCGTCGGGCATGGGCAGCTATCACGGGCAAGACGGCTTCCGCACCTTCAGCCACGCCAAGGCGGTGTACGTCCAACCCAAGATCGACGTGACCAAGCTCGCCGGCTTCAAGCCGCCCTACGGCAAGACCACACTCAAGACGATCGCACGGGGCCTGAAACTCTAA
- a CDS encoding UbiA family prenyltransferase: MPSSEHPLVVDMDGTLIRADLLHETASQYLSDNPLRAVRLAGWTMAGKHALKEQLAEATPFDPAALPYHEDLIEWLRAERAKGRPIVLATASHRRLAQAVADHLNLFDTVLATGDGVNLKAEAKRDALLTLYGEKGFDYVGNDGADLAVWAVADKAYLVNSSTAFADRVRAVATLECVFADGRKPAPAALFRALRPHQWVKNLLIFVPILAAHHFRDVDGMIAALIAFLVFGLTASSAYILNDLADVADDRHHRLKKHRPFAAGDLSLLAGWALWPALLLVAGLIAALALPPVFMGVLTIYFVVTVAYSLRLKQVAIVDVLVLAGLYSIRIVAGAAATNVPLSFWLLTFALFIFLSLALIKRVSELLVARASGREASLRGRSYGPQDLEMLSAMGVASGYISVLVLALYIHDAQTAELYASPRFIWLACPILLYWISRAWLITHRGQMHDDPIVFAIKDKASILIGVGFLGVFALAKGLG, from the coding sequence ATGCCGTCGTCCGAGCATCCGCTGGTCGTCGACATGGATGGCACCCTGATCCGCGCCGATCTGCTCCACGAAACCGCGAGCCAATATCTCTCCGACAATCCGCTGCGCGCCGTCCGGCTGGCGGGCTGGACGATGGCTGGCAAGCATGCGCTGAAGGAGCAACTAGCCGAGGCGACGCCCTTCGATCCGGCCGCCCTGCCCTATCACGAAGACCTGATCGAATGGCTCCGCGCCGAACGCGCGAAGGGCCGTCCGATCGTGCTGGCGACCGCCAGCCACCGCCGCCTCGCACAGGCCGTCGCCGACCATCTGAACCTTTTCGACACGGTGCTGGCCACCGGCGACGGCGTGAACCTGAAGGCGGAGGCGAAGCGCGACGCGCTGCTCACGCTCTACGGCGAAAAGGGCTTCGATTATGTCGGCAACGATGGCGCCGATCTGGCTGTTTGGGCCGTCGCCGACAAGGCCTATCTGGTAAACAGCTCGACCGCCTTCGCCGATCGCGTGCGCGCCGTGGCAACGCTCGAATGCGTCTTCGCCGATGGCCGCAAGCCCGCCCCTGCCGCCCTGTTCCGCGCGCTGCGCCCGCACCAGTGGGTCAAAAACCTGCTCATCTTCGTGCCGATCCTCGCCGCGCACCATTTCCGCGATGTCGACGGCATGATCGCGGCGCTGATCGCGTTCCTAGTCTTCGGGCTGACCGCGTCGAGCGCCTATATCCTCAACGATCTCGCTGACGTCGCCGACGATCGCCACCACCGGCTGAAGAAGCATCGCCCCTTTGCGGCGGGCGACCTGAGCCTGCTCGCCGGATGGGCCTTGTGGCCCGCTTTGCTGCTGGTCGCTGGGCTGATCGCGGCACTCGCGCTGCCGCCGGTCTTTATGGGCGTGCTGACGATCTATTTCGTCGTCACCGTCGCTTATTCGCTGCGGTTGAAGCAGGTCGCGATCGTCGACGTATTGGTGCTGGCCGGCCTCTATTCGATCCGCATCGTCGCGGGCGCGGCGGCCACCAACGTGCCCTTGTCCTTCTGGCTGCTTACCTTCGCGCTTTTCATCTTCCTCAGCCTCGCGCTCATCAAGCGGGTCAGCGAACTGCTCGTCGCGCGGGCCAGCGGGCGCGAAGCCTCGCTGCGCGGGCGATCCTACGGGCCGCAGGATCTGGAGATGCTGTCGGCGATGGGGGTCGCGTCCGGCTATATCTCGGTCCTCGTCCTCGCGCTCTACATTCACGACGCGCAGACGGCGGAGCTCTACGCATCGCCCCGCTTCATCTGGCTTGCCTGCCCGATCCTGCTCTACTGGATCTCGCGCGCCTGGCTGATCACGCACCGGGGCCAGATGCACGACGATCCGATCGTCTTCGCGATCAAGGACAAGGCCAGCATCCTGATCGGCGTCGGCTTTCTCGGTGTCTTCGCGCTGGCCAAGGGATTGGGATGA
- the topA gene encoding type I DNA topoisomerase, with protein MKLVVVESPAKAKTIEKYLGPGHRVLASYGHVRDLPAKDGSVNPDDGFAMEWETYADKTKQLKAIADEAKDADTLILATDPDREGEAISWHVQEVLKKRKALPKDVRRVTFNAITKPAVLDAMANPRDLDEDLIDAYRARRALDYLVGFTLSPVLWRKLPGAKSAGRVQSVALRLVVDREREIELFKAQEYWSVTADMEQDGVPFVARLVRWKGDKIDRLTIGNGGDAAAAKKAVEDGRFSVASVETKPVTRNPPPPFTTSTLQQEAARKLGFAASHTMRLAQALYEDGAITYMRTDGVQMDGSAINAARGAIANRYDASYVPDKPRQYQTKAKNAQEAHEAIRPTDFSKDRAGSGDHARLYDLIFKRALASQMASARMERTTVELQDGTGQHGLRATGQVVLFPGYLALYEEGRDDEGDEESRRLPRMREGDTPAKKKVDAEQHFTQPPPRYSEASLVKKMEELGIGRPSTYAATLQTLKDRDYVTVEKNRFTPNDSGRLVTSFLERFFERYVSYDYTAHLEEELDDVSGGRAGWQAVLEAFWKDFKPKTAEVMEQKPSEVTAALDQFLAPYLFPDKEDGSDPRLCPTCKVGQLSLRGGKFGAFIACSNYPECKFTRRFAQGGAANDGADEGPVVLGTDPATGLEVSKRSGRFGPYIQLGEGKEAKRGSIPKDVPQDDLDLAMALKLVNLPRTVGMHPETGKPIQASIGRFGPYLLHDGKYGRLSSTAEVFEVGMNAAVVKLAEAAAGGGRGRGAAREPLKSFGDSPETGKPVKLMEGRFGPYITDGVTNATLPKSASADDLTLESALVMLAEKAAKGPAKGKKPVKKAAAAKKAPAKKPAAKKKAAE; from the coding sequence ATGAAACTCGTCGTCGTCGAATCCCCCGCCAAGGCCAAGACCATCGAGAAATATCTGGGGCCGGGTCACCGCGTCCTGGCGTCTTATGGCCATGTCCGCGATCTGCCGGCCAAGGACGGATCGGTGAACCCCGATGACGGGTTCGCGATGGAATGGGAAACCTACGCGGACAAGACCAAGCAGCTGAAGGCGATCGCCGACGAGGCGAAGGATGCCGACACCCTGATCCTCGCGACCGACCCTGATCGCGAGGGCGAGGCGATCAGCTGGCACGTTCAGGAGGTGCTGAAGAAGCGCAAGGCGCTGCCCAAGGATGTCCGGCGCGTCACCTTCAACGCGATCACCAAGCCTGCGGTGCTGGACGCGATGGCGAACCCGCGCGACCTGGACGAGGATCTGATCGACGCCTACCGCGCCCGCCGCGCGCTCGATTATCTGGTGGGCTTCACGCTGTCGCCGGTGCTGTGGCGTAAGCTGCCGGGCGCCAAGTCGGCAGGCCGCGTCCAGTCGGTCGCGCTGCGCCTCGTGGTCGATCGCGAGCGTGAGATCGAGCTGTTCAAGGCGCAGGAATATTGGTCGGTCACGGCCGATATGGAGCAGGACGGCGTGCCCTTCGTCGCGCGTCTCGTACGCTGGAAGGGCGACAAGATCGATCGGCTGACGATCGGCAATGGCGGCGACGCGGCGGCGGCGAAGAAGGCGGTCGAGGACGGCCGCTTCTCGGTCGCCTCGGTCGAGACCAAGCCGGTTACGCGCAACCCCCCGCCGCCCTTCACGACGTCGACCCTGCAGCAGGAGGCCGCGCGCAAGCTGGGCTTCGCGGCGAGCCACACGATGCGGCTGGCGCAGGCGCTCTACGAAGATGGCGCGATCACCTATATGCGTACCGACGGCGTCCAGATGGACGGCAGCGCGATCAACGCCGCGCGCGGCGCGATCGCCAACCGCTATGACGCGTCCTACGTGCCCGATAAGCCGCGCCAGTATCAGACCAAGGCGAAGAATGCGCAGGAAGCGCACGAGGCGATCCGCCCGACCGACTTCAGCAAGGATCGCGCGGGTTCGGGCGATCATGCGCGCCTGTACGATCTGATCTTCAAGCGCGCGCTCGCCAGCCAGATGGCGTCGGCGCGGATGGAGCGCACGACGGTCGAACTTCAGGACGGGACGGGCCAGCACGGGCTGCGCGCGACCGGGCAGGTCGTCCTCTTCCCCGGCTATCTCGCGCTTTACGAAGAAGGCCGCGACGATGAGGGCGACGAGGAGAGCCGCCGCCTGCCGCGCATGCGCGAGGGCGATACGCCCGCCAAGAAGAAGGTCGACGCCGAACAGCACTTCACTCAGCCGCCGCCGCGTTATTCGGAAGCGAGCCTGGTCAAGAAGATGGAGGAGCTGGGGATCGGGCGTCCCTCGACCTATGCCGCCACGCTCCAGACGCTCAAGGACCGCGACTATGTGACGGTGGAGAAGAACCGCTTCACCCCGAACGACAGCGGGCGCCTCGTCACCAGCTTCCTCGAACGCTTTTTCGAGCGATACGTCAGCTACGATTACACCGCGCATCTCGAAGAGGAGCTCGACGACGTGTCGGGCGGCCGCGCGGGCTGGCAGGCGGTGCTGGAGGCCTTCTGGAAGGACTTCAAGCCCAAGACCGCCGAGGTGATGGAGCAGAAGCCGTCCGAGGTGACCGCGGCGCTCGACCAGTTCCTTGCGCCCTATCTGTTCCCCGACAAGGAGGATGGCAGCGATCCGCGCCTGTGCCCGACGTGCAAGGTGGGGCAGCTGTCGCTGCGCGGCGGCAAGTTCGGCGCGTTCATCGCCTGCTCCAATTACCCGGAGTGCAAGTTCACGCGCCGCTTCGCGCAGGGCGGGGCCGCGAATGACGGGGCCGACGAAGGTCCGGTCGTGCTGGGCACCGATCCGGCAACCGGCCTCGAAGTCTCCAAGCGCAGCGGGCGGTTCGGGCCGTATATCCAGCTGGGTGAGGGCAAGGAGGCCAAGCGCGGTTCCATCCCCAAGGACGTGCCGCAGGACGATCTCGACCTCGCAATGGCGCTCAAGCTGGTGAACCTGCCGCGCACCGTGGGCATGCACCCGGAAACGGGCAAGCCGATCCAGGCGTCGATCGGGCGCTTCGGCCCCTATCTGCTCCACGACGGCAAATATGGGCGGCTGAGTTCGACCGCCGAGGTGTTCGAAGTCGGCATGAATGCGGCGGTCGTGAAGCTGGCCGAGGCGGCGGCGGGCGGCGGTCGCGGGCGCGGTGCGGCGCGCGAACCGCTCAAGAGCTTTGGCGACAGCCCGGAGACGGGCAAGCCGGTCAAGCTGATGGAAGGGCGTTTCGGCCCCTACATCACCGACGGCGTCACCAACGCGACCCTGCCCAAAAGTGCGAGCGCCGACGATCTGACGCTGGAAAGCGCGCTCGTCATGCTGGCCGAAAAGGCCGCGAAGGGGCCGGCCAAGGGCAAGAAGCCGGTGAAGAAGGCGGCGGCTGCAAAGAAGGCTCCGGCGAAGAAGCCGGCTGCGAAGAAGAAGGCGGCCGAGTGA
- a CDS encoding glucose 1-dehydrogenase translates to MTDFTGQVAFVTGGGAGIGLAVVEAFAAAGAKVVVADIDEKAGQAAADAVVAKGGEAIFVRCDVSDQASVNAAFDATIATFGRVDCAVNNAGIDPEIYPEAKWGIDLFDKIHRVNVRGVALCMEREIAEMLKQGGGAIVNMGSFASLAGIVNKPYYVASKHAVLGITKSAALQYASKGIRINLVAPGAVDTQILKDNIGQMTGDYKPQGGQPGAGRVSQPSEQAHAVLFLCDPKSSFIVGHALSVDGGIAAR, encoded by the coding sequence ATGACGGATTTCACGGGACAGGTCGCGTTCGTGACGGGCGGCGGCGCGGGGATCGGGTTGGCGGTGGTCGAGGCGTTCGCCGCGGCGGGCGCGAAGGTCGTGGTCGCCGATATCGACGAGAAGGCGGGGCAGGCTGCGGCCGATGCGGTGGTCGCCAAGGGGGGCGAGGCGATCTTCGTGCGGTGCGACGTTTCCGATCAGGCGTCGGTCAACGCCGCGTTCGATGCGACGATCGCGACGTTCGGGCGGGTCGACTGTGCGGTTAACAATGCGGGCATCGATCCCGAAATTTACCCCGAGGCGAAATGGGGCATCGACCTGTTCGACAAGATCCACCGCGTTAACGTGCGCGGCGTGGCGCTTTGCATGGAGCGCGAGATTGCGGAGATGCTCAAGCAGGGCGGCGGCGCGATCGTCAACATGGGCAGCTTCGCCTCGCTCGCGGGGATCGTGAACAAGCCTTATTATGTCGCGTCGAAGCATGCCGTGCTGGGCATCACCAAGTCGGCGGCGCTGCAATATGCGTCGAAGGGGATCCGCATCAACCTGGTCGCGCCGGGCGCGGTCGACACGCAGATCCTGAAGGACAATATCGGCCAGATGACCGGCGACTATAAGCCACAGGGCGGGCAGCCGGGCGCGGGCCGCGTTTCGCAGCCGAGCGAGCAGGCGCATGCCGTGCTGTTCCTGTGCGATCCGAAGTCGAGCTTCATCGTCGGCCATGCGCTGAGCGTCGACGGGGGGATTGCGGCGCGATAG
- a CDS encoding zinc-binding dehydrogenase → MDQGYDKIVARRFGGPEVLEIEHVPALPEPGAGEARVRVEAAGVGFTDTILRRGKYIDYKGGLPLTPGYDLIGIVDALGEGVTGLRVGQRVADMPMNGGYSQVFVGPAENLVPVPDGIAPEAAVDVPLMWMTAWQMLRRCPQPRAGSAILVVGASGSVGRALVLLGRHLGLKVIGTCSAGNMAQVEALGAIAIDYRRPDLVQAIRAASGGGVAAAYDAIAGKSWKTSWRSLAKGGVLVGYGAQGFVDGEGSVASVIWGFVLLNTIWPKIGKVDGTRRSATFYNILQRRCSHPEEYRADMIELFDLIASGKVPAPHVQAVLPLSDAAEAHKRIAQGGLTGRLVLTP, encoded by the coding sequence GTGGATCAGGGTTATGACAAGATCGTCGCACGGCGCTTCGGCGGCCCTGAGGTGCTGGAGATCGAACATGTGCCGGCGCTTCCCGAACCCGGCGCGGGTGAGGCGCGCGTGCGGGTGGAGGCGGCGGGGGTGGGCTTTACCGACACGATCCTGCGGCGGGGCAAATATATCGACTATAAGGGCGGCCTGCCGCTGACGCCGGGTTACGACCTGATCGGCATCGTCGACGCGCTGGGCGAGGGTGTGACGGGGTTGCGCGTGGGGCAGCGCGTGGCCGACATGCCGATGAACGGCGGCTATTCGCAAGTTTTCGTCGGGCCGGCGGAGAATCTGGTGCCGGTGCCCGACGGGATCGCGCCCGAAGCCGCAGTCGACGTGCCGTTGATGTGGATGACGGCGTGGCAGATGCTGCGCCGCTGCCCGCAGCCGCGGGCGGGTTCGGCGATCCTGGTCGTGGGCGCATCGGGCAGCGTGGGGCGGGCGCTGGTGCTGCTGGGGCGGCATCTGGGGCTCAAGGTGATCGGCACCTGCTCGGCGGGCAATATGGCGCAGGTCGAGGCTCTGGGGGCGATTGCGATCGACTATCGGCGCCCCGATCTCGTGCAGGCGATCCGCGCGGCGAGCGGGGGCGGGGTGGCCGCCGCTTATGATGCGATTGCGGGCAAAAGCTGGAAGACGAGCTGGCGGTCGCTCGCGAAGGGCGGGGTGCTGGTCGGCTATGGCGCGCAGGGCTTTGTGGATGGCGAGGGATCGGTCGCGAGCGTCATCTGGGGCTTCGTGCTGCTCAACACGATCTGGCCGAAGATCGGTAAGGTCGACGGGACGCGGCGTAGTGCGACGTTCTACAACATCCTCCAACGCCGCTGCTCGCATCCGGAGGAGTATCGTGCCGACATGATCGAGCTGTTCGATCTGATTGCCAGCGGCAAGGTGCCCGCCCCGCATGTGCAGGCCGTGCTGCCGCTTTCCGACGCTGCGGAAGCGCATAAGCGAATTGCGCAGGGTGGGTTGACGGGACGGCTGGTCCTCACCCCATGA
- a CDS encoding DUF1801 domain-containing protein codes for MDVEAFRRSLDVDTLTTVDALRTLIASCHDGLTERIKWNAPSFCHGGDDRITLGIERKGGVRVVFHRGAKAKDMAGFVFDDPDRIARWPAADRGVAVFADAGAVAAKAEALCALCARWIDATAP; via the coding sequence ATGGACGTCGAGGCTTTTCGTCGAAGCCTCGACGTCGATACGCTGACCACCGTCGACGCGCTCCGCACCCTGATCGCGTCATGCCATGATGGCCTGACCGAACGGATCAAGTGGAACGCGCCGAGCTTCTGTCACGGCGGTGACGATCGGATCACGCTGGGTATCGAGCGCAAGGGCGGGGTGCGCGTCGTCTTTCATCGCGGGGCGAAGGCGAAGGACATGGCAGGCTTCGTGTTCGACGACCCCGATCGTATTGCGCGTTGGCCCGCTGCCGATCGGGGTGTCGCTGTGTTCGCCGATGCGGGTGCCGTAGCGGCGAAGGCCGAAGCACTCTGCGCTTTATGCGCCCGCTGGATCGACGCTACAGCCCCATAG
- the trpS gene encoding tryptophan--tRNA ligase: MTKRTVSGIQPTGNLHLGNYLGAIRRWVQMQDEPGECLFFLADLHAITVHNDPAALKNNIREMAAALIACGIDQDKAILFRQRQVPEHAELCWLLNGTARIGWLNRMTQFKEKSGKNREGASIGLYAYPVLQAADVLLYNATHVPVGEDQKQHLELARDIATKFNTDFGVELFTLPEPVIGGPAARVMSLRDGAAKMSKSDPSDASRINLTDDVDTIMAKVRKAKTDPEPLPSEIEGLAERPEARNLVGIYAAMTDTTPAAVLAQFGGQGFGAFKPALGELLVEKLGPIAARLADLKANPDELDAILLKGAEKAQALAEPTLKAAYEAMGL; the protein is encoded by the coding sequence ATGACCAAGCGCACAGTCTCGGGCATCCAGCCCACCGGCAACCTGCATCTCGGCAACTATCTCGGCGCGATCCGGCGTTGGGTGCAGATGCAGGATGAGCCGGGCGAGTGCCTGTTCTTCCTCGCCGATCTGCACGCGATCACGGTTCACAACGATCCGGCCGCGCTGAAGAACAATATCCGCGAGATGGCCGCCGCGTTGATCGCGTGCGGGATCGATCAGGACAAGGCGATCCTGTTCCGCCAGCGACAGGTACCGGAACATGCCGAATTGTGCTGGTTGCTGAACGGCACCGCGCGGATCGGCTGGCTCAACCGCATGACCCAGTTCAAGGAAAAGTCGGGCAAGAACCGCGAAGGCGCCTCGATCGGCCTCTATGCCTATCCGGTGCTGCAGGCCGCCGACGTGCTGCTCTACAACGCAACCCACGTTCCGGTGGGCGAGGACCAGAAGCAGCATCTGGAGCTGGCGCGCGACATCGCGACCAAGTTCAATACCGATTTCGGGGTCGAGCTGTTCACCCTGCCCGAACCCGTCATCGGCGGCCCGGCGGCGCGCGTGATGAGCCTGCGTGACGGCGCGGCCAAGATGTCCAAGTCCGATCCTTCGGACGCGAGCCGCATCAACCTGACCGACGATGTCGACACGATCATGGCGAAGGTCCGTAAGGCCAAGACCGATCCCGAACCGCTGCCGTCCGAGATCGAAGGGCTGGCCGAGCGCCCCGAGGCGCGCAACTTGGTCGGCATCTACGCCGCGATGACCGACACGACGCCGGCTGCGGTGCTGGCGCAGTTCGGCGGCCAGGGTTTTGGCGCGTTCAAGCCGGCGCTGGGCGAATTGCTGGTCGAAAAGCTCGGCCCGATCGCGGCGCGGCTCGCCGATCTCAAGGCGAACCCTGACGAACTCGACGCGATCCTGCTCAAGGGCGCGGAAAAGGCGCAGGCCCTGGCCGAGCCGACGCTCAAGGCCGCCTACGAAGCTATGGGGCTGTAG
- a CDS encoding GtrA family protein, whose translation MSATRIAILYTAIAAASSAINLIVQMIVIALYSGPFAIELSMILGIGAALPPKYVLEKRWIFAFTANNLRHDGGLFLLYSGLGLFTTAIFWVIEHSFQIAFGTDVMRYVGGAIGLAIGNYVKYQLDKRFVFVTRAVA comes from the coding sequence ATGAGCGCGACCCGCATCGCCATCCTCTACACGGCCATTGCCGCAGCATCCTCGGCGATCAACCTGATCGTCCAGATGATCGTGATCGCGCTCTACAGCGGGCCGTTCGCGATCGAACTGTCGATGATCCTAGGCATAGGCGCCGCTTTGCCGCCCAAATATGTGCTGGAGAAGCGCTGGATCTTCGCCTTCACCGCGAACAATCTGCGCCACGATGGCGGGTTGTTCCTGCTCTATTCGGGCCTCGGCCTGTTCACGACCGCGATCTTCTGGGTGATCGAACATTCGTTCCAGATCGCCTTCGGCACCGATGTGATGCGCTATGTCGGCGGCGCGATCGGCCTCGCGATCGGCAATTACGTCAAATATCAGCTCGACAAGCGTTTCGTCTTCGTCACGCGGGCGGTCGCCTGA